A single genomic interval of Rhododendron vialii isolate Sample 1 chromosome 3a, ASM3025357v1 harbors:
- the LOC131319178 gene encoding protein virilizer homolog isoform X4, translating into MGRPEPCVLFSQTFVHPQLDEYVDEVIFAEPIVITACEFLEQNATSASSVVTLIGATSPPSFALEVFVQCEGETRFRRLCQPFLYSHSSSNVLEVEAVVTNHVVVRGSYRSLTLVIYGNTAEDLGQFNIEVDLDSTLTNTVSCIEGKLEDLPPALHPINVTIGDLIFMPKALSLEVPVSDISVEVKQLLDLTFKVLQLSNRGDVIDKVISMIVSAASSCATHSCYCPAISQKQSLVGKSTNYEGQSHFDYTEARNELFDIYNSLHHESGKLSSEYLGDSMLFEYEADLATSKQLMDILQKYIHFDGASGIFGHHQLSKNKSVILWLSAALLLCSGSESCFHFVNSGGMEQLGYIITHDVQNSHAITLMVLGVVEQATRHSIGCEGFLGWWPREDESIPLGTSVGYNELLKLLLQKQPHDVASLATHILHRLRFYEVASRYESSVLSALASLSTSGRVTNATVDKLTSARFQLKTLMERGFFPLSAALLSSISQSQMGNAVDIFVDIASYLEAVILSLLFCRSGLIFLLHHPELSTNVILALRGSDGLKKEEPLPLRYASVLISKGFVCQPEEIGLIVEKHLRVVNAIDRLLTSDAHSEEILWVLWELCALSRSHCGRQALLALGHFPEAVSVLIAALQSIKELDPDTSNSGFVPLNLAVFHSAAEIFEVIVTDLTASSLGSWIGNATELHRALNSSSPGSNRKDAPTRLLEWVDASIVYHRKGATGLLQYIALLASGGDPHMASTSILLADTMDVENMVGDSSTSSDSNLIENLLGKPISENSYRAAVLRDSSVAQMTTAFRILAFISENSAVATALYDEGAVMVIHAVLLDCRLMLERSSNNYDYLVDEGSEGNSTSDLLLERTREQGLVDLVIPSLVLLVNLLQKLQDAKEQHRNTKLMKALLHLHREMSTRLASCAADLSSPYPCSALGLEAACHLLVSALACWPVYGWTPGLFSCLVDSLHATSLLALGPKEACCLLCLLNDLLPEEGFWLWKNGMPMLSALRTLAVGSLLGPQKEKQIGWYLQPEHLERVLSQLTPQLDKIGQIILQCAVSTLVVMQDMLRVFIIRIACLNADHACSLLRPIISWVRDRISVLSSLPDTDAYKVYRLLDFLSILLEHPRAKPLLLKEGAFQMLIKVLERCIAVADSDEKQFCDNRNIDKCGFPLLTWCAPVFKSFSLLNDSRKAVQALGIYDRRVHNYENLTTEDRSRIMSYLLKFCKVLPVGRELLACLSTFKELCFSSEWKSALHSLLLHIQSSRNEECDVDGRYERDGSDNLLNTFEWRKSPPLLCCWITLLRSLDSKDVVPDYAVEAVDALSSGALCFCMDGISLNLDRVSALKYLFGLPFNTSGADVFLEENIKYIEDLTNLLGSKISDEKYPTDTDMNSTLYQAKKLVESLLFLLQKPTHLLKVDDISYSAFLPSTSDAPGSSKMHMVADGSAGKAEDYSLGGLAEKFIWECPENLPDRLSQTALSLKRKISPLEGSNRRPRGDNSPGETVGQNTFSRGSGPPIVPAGPTRRDTFRQRKPNTSRPPSMHVDDYVARERSVDVTSSSNVIAVPRIGSSSGRPPSIHVDEFMARQRERQNPVGQVVGDATQVKNTPAESDASAEKSNSKPRQLKPDLDDDLQGIDIVFDGEESESDDKLPFPQPDDNLPQPESVAVEQNSPRSIVGETENDINGNSQFSHLGDESIQSEFSSRMLVSRPELTLTREPSISSDRKYYEPSDGTKHTPLSSSGFSPSLYNRTAGQSVQSPINSRVPPNLSSKNSPQQTGAVQGVYDLKFQPPLPPMPPPSTISPAQLKTADTASSQSSPFVNAGADGQGPPPPGFHVHTEYLSALSKSSTLLTTSRPPPPLPPTPPPYSASSTPPSKTSTSQSQLYNQTSIGPSDFVQTPVAPFKDPRTVTLSVSYPPPSLMPPLVFSRPNSMLYGTSPTPHQGENQPSISQNLSIPLPTFQPFQSLGQLQPLQPPQILRPPQPPQHLRPPVPPSPQSEQGVSLLQSPVQMQVHQQLQILQQPHVSPLHVYYQSPQQESFSHPQQQQQHQQQQVEHSQLQIMHQQGGTSQQQQDPMMSLQHFFSSPEAIQSLLSDREKLCQLLEEHPKLMGMLQEKLAGQSSSDT; encoded by the exons GGCCACTTCACCTCCTTCATTCGCTTTGGAGGTTTTTGTGCAGTGTGAAGGTGAAACAAGGTTTAGGCGGCTCTGTCAGCCTTTTCTGTATTCTCATTCTTCATCAAATGTGCTTGAAGTTGAG GCTGTTGTGACTAATCATGTGGTTGTAAGGGGCAGCTACCGCAGCCTGACCTTAGTCATATATGGTAACACAGCAGAAGATCTGGGACAGTTCAACATAGAAGTTGATTTGGATAGCACTTTAACTAATACTGTTTCTTGTATTGAGGGAAAGCTTGAAGACCTCCCACCAGCACTACATCCAATTAATGTGACAATTGGGGATCTGATTTTTATGCCTAAAGCATTGTCTTTAGAAGTTCCTGTGTCTGATATTTCTGTCGAGGTCAAGCAATTGTTAGATTTGACATTTAAGGTTTTGCAGTTGTCAAACCGTGGAGACGTGATTGATAAAGTTATTAGTATGATTGTCTCGGCGGCATCTTCTTGTGCAACTCATAGCTGTTATTGTCCAGCTATCAGTCAGAAACAATCTTTGGTGGGGAAATCTACAAATTATGAAGGACAGTCGCATTTTGATTATACTGAGGCTAGAAATGAGCTTTTTGATATCTACAACAGCCTTCATCATGAATCAGGGAAACTTTCATCTGAATACTTGGGAGACAGCATGCTTTTTGAATATGAGGCTGATTTGGCTACTTCAAAACAATTGATGGATATCCTGCAAAAATACATCCATTTTGATGGGGCTTCTGGAATTTTCGGGCATCATCAGCTTTCAAAG AATAAGAGTGTCATTCTGTGGTTGAGTGCTGCTCTTTTGTTGTGCTCTGGCAGCGAGAGCTGCTTCCACTTCGTTAATAGTGGGGGCATGGAGCAGCTTGGATATATAATTACCCATGACGTGCAGAATTCTCATGCCATTACATTGATGGTGCTTGGAGTTGTGGAGCAGGCTACTAGGCACTCAATTGGTTGTGAAGGATTCCTTGGGTGGTGGCCTCGTGAAGATGAAAGCATTCCTTTGGGGACCAGTGTAGGTTATAATGAGTTGTTGAAGCTGCTATTGCAGAAACAGCCCCATGATGTTGCTTCTCTTGCAACTCATATACTTCATCGCTTGCGTTTTTATGAGGTTGCTTCGAGATACGAG TCTTCAGTATTATCTGCACTTGCAAGTCTTTCGACATCTGGAAGGGTTACTAATGCCACTGTAGACAAGCTTACCAGTGCTAGGTTCCAACTCAAAACCCTCATG GAGAGGGGATTCTTTCCTTTGTCAGCTGCACTGTTATCATCTATCTCGCAGTCTCAAATGGGAAACGCTGTGGACATATTTGTGGATATTGCATCATATCTTGAAGCAGTAATTCTGTCACTTCTTTTCTGCCGCTCAG GCTTAATCTTCCTCCTCCATCACCCTGAACTCTCCACTAATGTAATTCTTGCTCTAAGGGGTTCTGATGGGTTGAAGAAGGAAGAACCTCTACCGCTTCGTTATGCATCTGTCTTGATATCCAAGGGGTTTGTTTGTCAACCAGAGGAAATTGGATTGATTGTCGAAAAACATTTGAGAGTG GTTAATGCAATAGATCGTCTGCTTACATCAGATGCACATTCTGAAGAAATTTTATGGGTGCTGTGGGAGCTGTGTGCTCTTTCTAG GTCTCATTGTGGGCGACAGGCTTTGTTGGCTCTGGGGCATTTTCCAGAG GCTGTTTCGGTTTTGATAGCAGCATTACAATCCATTAAGGAGCTGGATCCAGATACCTCAAATAGTG GTTTTGTACCACTGAATCTAGCAGTCTTTCACTCAGCCGCTGAGATATTTGAAGTCATTGTTACCGATCTAACTGCATCATCCCTGGGTTCATGGATTGGGAATGCTACGGAACTTCACAGGGCTTTAAATTCTTCTTCCCCAGGGTCCAACAGGAAGGATGCCCCTACACGGCTTTTGGAGTGGGTAGATGCTAGTATAGTTTACCATAGAAAAGGGGCAACTGGTCTTCTACAGTACATTGCTTTGTTAGCGTCTGGTGGAGACCCTCACATGGCTTCGACAAGTATTTTGTTAGCAGACACAATGGATGTTGAGAATATGGTTGGAGATTCTTCCACAAGTTCTGATAGTAATCTTATTGAGAATCTTCTTGGGAAGCCAATTTCTGAAAATAGTTATCGTGCTGCTGTTCTTCGTGATTCTTCTGTGGCTCAGATGACTACTGCATTCCGAATTTTGGCATTCATTTCAGAGAACTCG GCTGTTGCTACTGCTCTGTATGATGAAGGTGCTGTAATGGTTATCCATGCTGTTCTACTTGACTGTAGGCTCATGCTTGAGAGGTCCTCCAACAACTACG ATTACCTTGTTGATGAGGGCAGCGAAGGTAATTCGACTTCTGATTTACTGCTGGAACGCACTCGTGAGCAGGGTCTAGTTGATCTTGTAATTCCTTCTTTGGTGCTACTGGTTAATCTCTTGCAGAAATTACAG GATGCCAAGGAGCAACACAGGAATACAAAACTGATGAAAGCCCTTTTACATTTGCATCGAGAGATGAg CACGAGGTTAGCTTCCTGTGCAGCAGATTTATCATCTCCTTATCCTTGTTCTGCACTTGGGTTGGAAGCTGCATGCCATCTCCTTGTTTCAGCACTTGCTTGTTGGCCGGTTTATGGTTGGACTCCTGGCCTTTTCAGTTGTCTTGTTGACAGTCTTCATGCTACTTCATTGCTGGCTTTGGGTCCAAAAGAGGCCTGCTGTTTGCTTTGTCTACTG AATGATCTACTTCCCGAAGAAGGTTTTTGGCTTTGGAAGAATGGAATGCCCATGTTGAGTGCTCTTAGAACATTGGCTGTTGGGTCATTATTAGGGCCTCAGAAGGAGAAACAGATTGGTTGGTACTTACAGCCTGAACATCTTGAGAGGGTGCTGAGCCAATTGACGCCACAACTTGATAAAATTGGACAGATCATTCTACAATGTGCTGTCAGT ACACTCGTAGTCATGCAAGACATGCTGCGGGTCTTTATTATTCGCATTGCATGCCTGAATGCGGATCATGCTTGCTCACTTCTACGCCcgataatttcgtgggttcgTGATCGAATTTCCGTGTTGTCTTCATTACCGGACACAGATGCTTACAAG GTTTACAGACTACTTGATTTTCTGAGTATCCTACTGGAGCATCCACGTGCAAAG CCACTGTTATTGAAGGAGGGTGCTTTTCAGATGCTTATTAAAGTGCTTGAGAGGTGTATTGCTGTAGCTGATTCAGATGAGAAGCAATTCTGTGACAACAGAAATATAGATAAATGTGGATTTCCTCTGCTAACTTGGTGTGCTCCTGTATTCAAATCCTTTTCACTGCTAAATGATTCTCGGAAAGCTGTGCAAGCTCTTGGAATTTATGATAGGCGAGT GCACAATTATGAAAATTTGACGACTGAGGATCGTTCCCGGATCATGTCCTATCTCCTTAAGTTTTGCAAG GTCCTACCAGTGGGAAGAGAATTACTTGCTTGTTTATCAACTTTTAAGGAGTTATGTTTCAGCAGTGAATGGAAAAGTGCTTTGCATTCTCTTCTCCTTCATATCCAGTCCTCTCGTAATGAGGAATGTGATGTAGATGGTAGATATGAAAGGGATGGAAGTGATAATCTACTCAATACTTTTGAATGGAGGAAATCACCTCCTTTGTTATGCTGCTGGATTACTCTACTCAGATCTCTTGATTCAAAGGATGTTGTGCCAGATTATGCAGTCGAGGCTGTTGACGCATTATCTTCTGGCGCTTTGTGCTTTTGTATGGATGGGATAAG CTTGAACTTGGACAGGGTTTCTGCACTGAAGTATCTTTTTGGACTCCCTTTCAATACTAGTGGGGCTGATGTTTTCCTCGAAGAGAACATAAAGTATATAGAGGATTTGACAAACTTGCTCGGGTCCAAGATAAGTGATGAAAAGTATCCCACTGATACCGATATGAATTCAACTTTGTATCAG GCTAAGAAGTTGGTGGAATCGTTATTGTTCTTGTTGCAAAAGCCTACCCACTTACTAAAGGTGGACGACATAAGTTATAGTGCATTCCTTCCATCCACAAGTGATGCTCCAGGTTCTTCAAAGATGCATATGGTGGCCGATGGAAGTGCTGGAAAGGCAGAAGATTACAGCTTAGGTGGACTCGCGGAAAAATTTATCTGGGAATGTCCTGAAAACTTACCCGATAGATTATCACAGACAGCTCTATCGCTGAAACGGAAAATATCCCCTCTTGAAGGCTCAAATAGGCGTCCTAGAGGAGACAATTCACCTGGTGAAACCGTGGGTCAAAACACATTTTCTCGTGGATCAGGCCCACCTATTGTCCCTGCGGGCCCCACTCGTAGGGATACCTTCCGACAGCGGAAGCCCAATACTAGTAGACCCCCGTCTATGCATGTGGATGACTATGTTGCTAGAGAAAGAAGTGTTGATGTTACTAGTAGTTCTAATGTGATTGCTGTCCCGCGGATTGGATCTAGCAGTGGGAGACCTCCATCTATTCATGTGGATGAATTCATGGCCAGACAAAGGGAACGGCAAAATCCGGTGGGACAGGTAGTTGGTGATGCAACGCAAGTGAAAAATACGCCTGCAGAAAGTGACGCCAGTGCAGAGAAGTCCAATAGTAAACCTAGGCAGTTGAAACCAGATCTTGACGATGATCTTCAGGGAATAGATATAGTTTTCGATGGTGAGGAATCAGAATCGGATGATAAGCTGCCATTTCCTCAGCCTGATGATAATCTACCTCAGCCAGAATCTGTTGCAGTTGAACAAAATTCTCCTCGTTCTATTGTTGGAGAGACAGAGAATGATATAAATGGCAATAGTCAGTTTTCTCACTTAGGTGATGAAAGTATCCAGAGTGAATTTTCTTCAAGAATGCTGGTTTCACGTCCGGAGTTGACTTTGACTCGGGAACCGAGTATTTCTTCGGATAGAAAATATTACGAGCCATCTGATGGGACAAAGCATACTCCGCTGAGTAGTTCTGGGTTTTCTCCCTCCTTGTATAATAGAACTGCCGGCCAATCCGTTCAATCACCAattaattctagggttcctCCGAACTTGTCTTCGAAGAATAGTCCTCAACAAACTGGTGCTGTTCAGGGAGTTTACGACCTTAAATTTCAACCCCCTTTACCTCCAATGCCACCTCCATCAACAATCTCACCCGCACAATTGAAAACTGCGGATACCGCTTCAAGTCAATCGTCTCCCTTTGTTAATGCTGGGGCAGATGGGCAGGGCCCACCGCCTCCGGGCTTTCAT gTGCATACTGAGTATCTATCTGCTTTGAGCAAGAGTTCTACCTTGCTGACAACTTCTAGgcctccaccaccactgcctCCTACGCCGCCCCCATATTCGGCCTCCTCTACACCACCTTCGAAAACTTCTACTTCACAATCTCAACTGTACAATCAAACAAGCATTGGACCAAGCGATTTTGTACAGACACCTGTTGCACCTTTCAAAGACCCTCGCACGGTCACCCTTTCTGTATCATATCCACCGCCTTcacttatgcctccattggttTTCAGTAGGCCCAATTCAATGCTTTATGGAACTAGTCCTACTCCACATCAAGGAGAAAACCAGCCTAGTATTTCACAGAATCTCTCCATTCCTTTACCTACCTTTCAGCCTTTTCAGTCTCTCGGTCAATTGCAGCCCCTGCAACCGCCACAAATTCTCCGTCCACCTCAACCACCTCAGCACCTTAGACCGCCAGTCCCGCCTTCGCCACAGTCTGAGCAAGGGGTGTCTTTGTTACAGAGCCCTGTTCAAATGCAAGTGCACCAGCAGTTGCAGATTTTGCAACAACCTCATGTTTCTCCTCTTCATGTATATTATCAATCCCCACAACAAGAGAGTTTTTCGCATccacagcagcagcagcaacatcaACAGCAACAAGTTGAGCATTCTCAACTGCAAATTATGCATCAACAAGGCGGTACATCCCAGCAGCAACAAGATCCTATGATGTCGTTACAGCATTTCTTCAGTTCCCCGGAAGCTATCCAG TCCCTCTTGAGTGATCGGGAGAAACTTTGCCAGCTTTTAGAGGAGCATCCAAAATTGATGGGAATGCTTCAG GAGAAATTGGCCGGCCAAAGTTCAAGTGATACGTAA